Below is a window of Brassica napus cultivar Da-Ae chromosome A5, Da-Ae, whole genome shotgun sequence DNA.
GCATGGTCAAGGGAATCATACTAATAACTCTTCTTCTGGTGGAATCAGTTTGAGGGAGTTTATTAGATCGAGTTATGGTAAACGAGAGAAACGACACAGCCTTTCTCTATTTAGGCAGCTGGTGGAGCTGATTGGCTCAGCTCATTCACAAGGATTGTTTTTGCTGGAACTGAGACCATCGCTTTTCGCTTTGGTCCCGTCGAAGAAACTTAGATATAATGGTACTTTTGGAAAGAGCAATGTAGAGTCGGATGTTGACGAAGATTTGAATAGGAAGAGGCACGTGGTTCATGAATCATCTGTTGTGGGTAGGGatttgaagaagagaagaatggaCTTGAACGCTCCAGGGAATCAACTTCTTCAGGCCACTTTGACTGGGAGACCTTGCAAAAGGAAAAGTCCCTTGATTGATTTAAACGTGGTTGATGTACGTAATCCAGACAGTTGTGAACTTCAACAGCAAAGCTATATGAAAAATTTAGGCGTGCCTTCAGTGACGAGAAAACAGTCCATGTCCACTTGGCTAGAAGAGCAATGGTATACTTGTCCAGAGGAAATAAATGGAGAAGATATCGGAGAAAAGTCGAATATATATGCTCTTGGTGTTCTTCTATTTGAGGTAAGGACATATACTGGTTTTATAATTGTTGTGATATGAATTTTAGTGCTTATGTGTTTTACTTTCTTTCATTTTCTGTCTGTGTGCTAGCGGTTTAGGCTTTGGGTAGTTTCCATTTCATTTGTCAGTCTTCTCGTAATCGTGAAATTGCTTAGTCTAGCTTGTCGTTTTGAACCCCGGAGCTAGTATTTGCTGTGTAACTTGTCAGTCTTTAGTTTGCTTGTTTGACCCTTACATGTGAAGATGCTTACTGATAGCTCTAGCTTGACCATGGTTGTTTCAGCTTCTATGCCATTGTGAGTCCAGTGAAATGCATGCTGCAATGATGGCAGATTTACGTCATCGTATTCTCCCGCCAGCATTTCTCTCAAGATACCCAAAGGAAGCTGGATTTTGTCTTTGGCTTCTACATCCTGAGCCCTCCTCCCGACCAACAGCTAGGTATATAGATGAATGCTACTTgagttttcttttatatatatttttactaccttaaatatatataagatttattcaatttattCAATTTTCAAAGAGTCTTTAGCCGTCTATAAGATTTCTTTCCTGGATGCCTTCAACTTTATTCAATGTTTTCCCTCATTATTGTGAAGATTCACTGTCGTGGCACTGTGATtatcttcttgtttctttttatattcTCAGTCGCTTCTTTTTCTTTGACAGAGAAATACTGAAGTCTGAGTTGATATGTGTGGAGGATCCAGTTAAATCGACTGCGGCTGACGAGGAGATATCTGAGCTGTTACTTCATTTTTTGTCTTCACTTgaaaagcagaagaagaaaaatgcatCTAAGCTTTTGCAAGACATCCAAACCTTGGAGGATGATATCAAAGAGGCCGAGCGAAGATATTCTTCAAAAGCATCGCTGGTGAGATCTCATGAAATTATTGAAAGCAAAGTGCAATCATCTCCCATAGGCGAGCGCTGTACAACTACTTCTGGCGCCTTGTTTGTACCAACTGCTAATACAGACAGGCTGATGAGTAATATTCGTCAACTTGAAGAGGCATATTTCTTCATGAGGTCACAAATGAAGTTATCGGATTCTGCGGCTAGTGCCCGTTCTGACAAAAGCCTTCTAAAGGACAAGGACAAGTGGTCtgaaaaccaaaataaggatcaggATGCAAGAACCAAAGGAAAATCGTCAGATCAACTTGAAGTGTTTTTCGAGGGGCTGTGCAAATTTGCTCGGTATAGCAAGTTCGAAACCTGTGGAACAATCAGAAGTGGAGACCTTTTAAACTCCGCCAGTGTGGTCTGCTCATTGAGTTTTGACCCTGATGAGGAACACATAGCAGCTGCTGGGATATCAAAGAAAATCAAGATTTTTGACTTCAACGCATTTATGAATGAATCTGTCGGTGTTCATTATCCACTAGTAGAGATGGTCAACAAATCGAAATTAAGCTGCGTTTGCTGGAATAGTTACATCAAAAACTACTTGGCCTCGACTGACTATGATGGTGTAGTCCAGGTGCGTATGGAAATTTATGGTTTCTCCTGTCTATGTTACGCGGTAGGATCTGTAGGACTAAGCTCATGTACTCTTTATAAATGTTAATCATGTGATAATATTAGATAAAGAGCTGTCTGAGTAACCGTGAAAATGCATTGGTCCTGGTTTTTAGCTGACATTTTCTTACTGTGTGGTGAATGCAGATATGGGATGCTGGGACTGGACAAGGATTTTCCCAATACACAGAACACCAGAAGAGAGCCTGGTCAGTTGATTTTTCTCCATCTGACCCTACAAAATTTGTCAGTGGAAGTGATGACTGTTCAGTAAAGCTTTGGAGCGTCAATGAGGTACGGTTCTTTCCCTTAGATCTCATAATACTgctagaatttttatttttatgtccAAATTATAATATAGCTCCAGAAAGTAATGGAACTTTATGACTAtccaaaaagtaaaattatattcTTTTCTGGTGGCTATGCAGAAACGGTCATTAGGAACAATCTGGAGTCCAGCAAATGTGTGTTGCGTGCAATTCTCTGCATATTCCAATCATTTACTGGCATTTGGTTCAGCTGATTACAAGGTCTATTGCTATGATCTTCGTTACGTCAAAACTCCTTGGTGCACATTGGCTGGCCACGAGAAAGCTGTTAGCTATGTTAAATTCATGGATTCAGAGACCATTGTCACTGCTTCCACTGATAACTCTCTCAAGCTTTGGAATCTCAACAAGACAAACTCCACTGGTTTGTCTACTGGTGCTTGTTCAATGACGTATAAAGGACATACAAATCAAAAGGTTACCCCTAAAAACTTTATTCTATTTTACCTTAACTTTCTCCTTTATTAAGTTAGTTCTGATGTCTTAATCTTTTACCGGAATACAGAACTTTGTCGGATTATCGGTCTTGGATGGATACATTGCCTGTGGTTCAGAGACCAATGAGGTATTTATTACATTAGCATAACACACATCCTTTAGGATACTTAATGGTTTGCCTCTCAACTTATTAAAAAAACGTTTTCTACTTGGATGTTGTTTCCTTTTCAGGTATATAGTTACTATAGATCCTTACCAATGCCAATGACTTCATACAAGTTTGGATCAGTGGATCCCATATCTGGAAACGAATACTTTGATGACAATGGACAGTTTGTGTCGAGCGTCTGTTGGAGAAAGAAATCGAATATGCTTGTAGCTGCGAATTCTACTGGAAACATGAAGCTACTAAAACTGGTTTGACATTTGTGGGCGAGTGAGTTCTTTTGGAAAACAAATCTCTCAAGTCTGTATCTAAGACAACAGTTTGACTTGAACCTACGTTTTTGTCCTGGAAAACGTTGATCCCTATATGACCGTGACAGGTTATGGTTGGCAACCAAATCTCAGAGAAgttgaagcaaaaaaaaagctgTCTATgtctttgataatatatgatTCTTCTTCATATGTAACTGTATATGAGATGAAAGTTCTCAGATTCTTCGGAAAGTGACTCAGATTTGGTCTTGCACAAACAAGTTCGGCTCAATGTGTAATGATTAGAGGTATATAATCTGTACAAGTGTGTTCGCATAGCTTATTTATGTAATTGTTGTTGTTGGATATTACTGCTAGAGATAATAAAGCGAGAAAAGAGGTCTCTGATTTATTATTTCTCTGTTGattaaatcattcattcatgGTTACTTTCTCGTtttcatttcataatttcatcaatttatttagtaatgctatctgaaaaaaacaatttacaatCCACTTACCAAACGTAAGTCTTATGTTTTTATGGCTGAAGTAGATGACACTCGCAAGCTACACTATATTGCACtcacaaaaaaagttgtttAATGTTATTTTCTGAGACCACGAAATGGTGAGAAATCATAATTCAATATTTCCAAATACTGATGATAGAAACGGTAAGGACATTGTCTTAATTTCTGCAAGAATTGTAAAGTGTTTCTAAATATAGAGAAAGTTGAGAGAATCGCATTGATTTGTGACTTCATCTCCATGTGCATACGATGTTTGGTAGTGTGATCAAGTCCCTAGAAAAACAAGTGTACTAGAGTATGGCGTTGATGAGGCGCACATGGGTTTTGGATTGGCCTTCGTCATTTTCCCAATGATTGTTACAAGGCCCATTTTGCTCAATATACATATGGAGATTCTAAATTGCACAAGTgagctttatttttaataattggtGAACTTGTACTTCGACAGCGGTGGAATGACTTATTTGCCCTCATGGCAGAAAATCTTATCTAGTAGCCAAAAACCTGCAACCGGTTATAGTTTTAGTTGAATTATCTAGTTTACAGTTTGAGAAGGTCATACGTGTTTGGGTTGTATATAACACCACATGTTAAATAGGTTTCGTTTCCAATATAATCAACAGGTGTGGTTCTAATAATGACATCCTATTTATAAAGGAGAAGGCCACTGTCCACGTTTTCCATTACAGATGATACAATTGCTAGACAAGCCAATTTAATCCGGATATCTTTGTCGGTGACGGTTTTTTTTCGCAGCATCTTAACCGCCTTCGACACACGCAGCTCTTCGACACTTCCGAAGAGCTCAGGCCAGTAGGGTTTGTCGttaatctttttcttcttcttcagcttctgTTTTTTGGGAAACTCGCCACATGGAAGCCCGGTGACGATAGCAAACTCTCAGAGGGAAAATCTAATGGGCTTCCCAACAAATCGGAACCAATCTTCATATTTCTTCTCAACTTTAAGTTGCCTCGAAAGAAGGAATCGGGCAAATCTACCTGAGAAGCCGGGTTTGTCACCAATATCGACTAGCTTACCAAAAGAAGATTGTCGGATAAACTGAATCTCCTCTTCATCGAGAGCACTCAAAATGGAGTTAATTGCGTGAGAAGACTGGTATGTAAGAACCCTAACTCCCACGGGCTCCTCGCCGTCGGCGAACATCATACCAGGcagattcatccttgtttcttcgacttgatcTTCAGGAAATTGAACAGACGGATTCATCGCCTTGGAATTTTGTAGTGAAACTTTTTTGGGAAGGTGAATAGAACACACAAAGATCTTCGAAAGACGAAAAGccaatgaaaaaagaaaaagaaacaataaaatTCTTTGCAAATGTCTGCAAGTTTATTCAGTAACAGTTGTCACGcgcataatcattaattgcaaGGGAGTTTTACCGGCTAGCTCCGCGGTGTGTCAGACCCAAAAACTTTTTTTGCCTAAACCCTAagtatcaatattttataataataggcCTATTTTCGTCATTATGAAAATGTGAACAGAAGCATAGCCatttacctaatataataagtTAACGTAGTCATACGATGCAAAAACCCTTGTTACAATTCattcaaaaccaaaaatatatatatatcgttaaaaatcataattttggTTTGcaatttagacaaaaaaaaacattagaatagAAAATCACATCCTCTTGTTGGCTttccaaaaactcaaaacattATTCTTTCCTTGGAAGCAAAATCTTACAACCATTTGGTCCTATCCATCTCTTGCAAGTCATGTTTCACATTAGCCAGGTAAGAATCTTTTGAATGTTCATCTTGCAACAAGTCCGGACgaacaaaaataaagaagaggATGGCTTTGTGGATTCAATAGAAAACGAAACAGCATAAATTCGACAGTGAATTGGCATAATATCATTTTGGACACTTGTTCATCATGACACTAGCAGTTGTATCTTTCACCTTTGTTCTGATGTATCTATATacattatattatttatcttGCAAAATACGTGACCAAACATTGGTAATAGAATTGGAACCATAAGAGGCAGGTTGGGTTAACAGGGCACATGGCTGCTTGACAAGTCCGTTACTGCATCCTTTTCATTGTCCCTCTATTTCAAGCTCTTTGTGCTAATCGTTAATTTCTTTCTCTAATAAGAAAATACTAGAATTTGACCCGCGCGTCCGCGCgggtatatttttcaaaattatgtttctatttgtttttcatgtcaaTAATATAAGGGCTATGCAAAATACCCGAAtctgaagaaccgaaccgatctcgatccgaaaaagtagtatcaaacccaaaccgaaattGAGTAAATATCtgacttatttaaaattttagtttttagagaaccaaaaccaaattcgatccgaaccgaagtatttcgggtacccgaatgtatacgaaatagatttatatacttatatatatattaattatttttagatttaatatatataaaacatatagaatatatatgatacttttaagttggtttaaatacttgaaaatatatacaaataatcaatagtaaatatataaaatagtaaaagtatacttaaaacaccaaaaatacttaaaataattattgattctctatccaaatatttgaactaaagtaatttatatgttacctttaggtattctgacatatgttattcaaatttatatttaatatattattttgtttatactttttgataaatttaaagtatataaatatataatgaattttataattttaaaagtaatttataattatatctgaaccgaaccgaacccgcaaaaaTCCTAAATGAACCCAAacagaaatttagaaatattagaatgaggctgaaatctttgatccCGGAGATCCAAAACTCAAACAgacctgaaccgaacccgattaTGTACCAGATAAATAATTTCTCACAATATAATGgacttccaaatttttttaaaagtataagcccattacttttttttttcttaatatattgttatccatgttttcaaacaaacctatttttttaaactacaaTCTATGTTTCCAATCAAACCTCATTTTTAAaactgcaatccatgtttccaaacaaactttttttaaaactacaatctatctttccaaacaaactttttttaaatattgctatacatgtttccaaacaaacctaatttgtacttgagttttaataagatagatatattCCATGATTTATTGTCTTGAAATGATTTATGCATCTACGTTCATTACCCAAATGTTGGTATGTAAAACACTGATTTATAGGCCACATATTATGAAAGAGCTTACGAGATATAATGTTTACTCGTCATATATAAATCTATAGACggtagaaaaagaagaaaatactaTGCAACTATGCCAAGTTAAAGTTGCCCACTAATTACATTCACTAATTAAGCTCTCtgctttttaataatttatttttagaataACAAGTATTAGTCTATAAAATTAATACGCAAATGTGTTTGTCTCCACACCCTTCAAGTACCAATTCGAAAATCTAGTCGAGTATCATGATTGAATAAGTCAGAGGGGCATGGGTCATTCAACTATTCACCTCACATGTTGTGTGTATCTTTCCTTCTGTATACTGTATCACATGTTGTATGAAgctttttgtatgtttttagttACCCTTGAAAAATACAACTTCAGAACGTTTCACGATGTTCAAATTCGAATTTTCTAAGTTTTTGAAAAGGTAATAACCCAACATTATTTCCAACTGCAACATGCATGTTCGCCTAATATTTAAAAGATTATTATATCTGAAACATATAAAATGATTGATGTTAATGATCCAACGGCTAATACCTCTAACGAGTTTGTCAAATAGTCACCTAATAAAGATTACACCAATCATTAAACAATAATTATAATTGTACAGCAGattattcatattttacattcaACAGCCGACGTACTCCAAATTAATATAAGCCAAGTATAATAATATACTcgtcaaaataattataaattatgtgGCATAGAGTGACATTGTAAGTTGATAAAAGAAACTCAATAAAATGATCGAAACAATTATATCAATGCCAAGTAAACCGagcttaactaatttttatgtttatgtaaACTGAAACTACGCTCTACCTAAACAATTAAACTGTCATGACCCAAACCCAGGCCCATCTGACATTCAGCGAAGCCCAAAACCATTTCCAGAAGCCCAAGGTATTTTGCCTTAAATAACCATCACCTCCACCTTGTTTTCTCAGAAACTTCAGAAAATAAAGAAGagttagagagagagtgaactaagaagaagaagtgtgatCATTTTGCAGTGAGTGGGTCGCCGgagctcgtcgccggagcaaCCGTGTGCCGTGATCACGTTCAGCTCGTCACCCCCGATCAACACCCTAGACcaccatcgtgttcctctcgtcgagacgaagccgtagacaccaaccacACCGCAATCGGATCCCGGACGAAGCCGCTAGAGCCTCCCGAAGTTTCGCCTCTGCGCAGGCGTGAAACGCACGCGCCGTCGCCGTCCGCCGGAGCCACCGCGCATTCCGGCCACTCGCCGCCGTCTCCGACCGCCGTTCGCCGGAGCCGCCGTGATCGACCGCCGTCCGTCCGCCGCCGTGAAGCTGCCGCCGCGTCGCCGCCtcgccgccgtcgccgccgcTGATTTTCCGGTAAGCCGCCGCCACCCTTCGCCGTTGCCGCCGGGACTAGTGCCGGTGATTCGCCGGCGACtcgccaactcggccgagtcgacgcggtgagtcaactcggtcaCTCGGTCAACCGGTGGTTTGACTGGTTTAATTTGATTTAGGGTTGGTTAGGTTAAACCGccggttaaaatcaattggattTCGGTTAGGATAAACCGGTTAGAtagattatttaattaattaatcaattgATGGTTAAGGTAAACCGGATGGTCCAATTGGAATCGATTTCGGTTGAGTTAAACCGGTTGGTTtaaatcaattccaatctggTCAAGGGTTGACCGGCTTGGGTCAGAGTTGACCGGGTTGACCTTTGACCAGCGTGTTGACTTCTCCGTAAACCTTGACTAAACCCGTTTTAAACCATTCGAAAGCCGTTCTGACTTAGAATTTCGCCCTGATTTCAGATTTAGAgtctatttgagcagctggagttcatagataccacATTTCcctattgctaaggtgaggggcTATTCCCGAACTCCTCTTACACGGTTTAGGACTTCGAATAAGTATAACTTATTTCTAATATGTTCCGTCTGCTtgaaatcgagtctgtcattgcttgtttagttattaggttctttgcttaaaccggaactaggttgttagaggattcaacattgattgcttcacttaatgtaaatgcttagctaggattgtttttgagtggagacggatacagagacggacttctgtatgccggattgtatgAGGTTATGGCCAACTatagtcgaccggttgagctgtagcctggaagtgtcgataaatcgtcCACGGGCGGTGTCCGAGCACTATCTcgagttgtgttatgtttttggcctgttagtgggcggcgagtGCGCGCCTCGCTAGGATCATTGCTTGTTGCTTGGGTACTTTAGGTGCCGTGTTTGACATGtattagaattaaattatatttattcggagtgttATGTCCgagtccatggacttcggggtaGCATCCCCCATACCTCATTGGGCGACTcacctgtcgctcacccctcactTTTCTCCTTTCcaggtgagaccgacgagcaggagtgattatcggaccggtgctattgggcttttgggcttctatcgctTTTATCGCTTTTTATCTTTATCGGGCCTTTAGGCCTTTGGACTTTATCGTTTGTGTTATTTCCTATTTCAGACTTTCGGTTTATGTCGTATTTTATATTTCGGATGTTATCGATGTTGGGCTTTTAGGCCTTATGGTATCATATCgacttttatattatgatatgaagattattattattcagtatttattattttgttatttttcgcatttatatatttttgaaaaaaccgGGTGTGACaatttttggtatcagagcggggttccgtcccggctccgacccgggatggcgattttTGGAGACctggttttattcggttttaatCGGTTTTGACGGTTTTAGACGATTTCGAAATATTTTCGGGGATTTGGGAATTTTGTAAACGAAAATAAATAGCACCTTTCCGTTCGATATCACTTCTCCTTAAATGTTGGTATCAAAAGTTGAGCGTAAGTTAACATTTCGCTTTCCTTTCAGATGCCGCCAAGGAGAAGAACCACCCGTGCCCAGACCGCCAGAGCTGTTAGAGACAATGTAGATGAGCATGAGCAGCCCGCAGTTCCGCCACCCGCGGCTCCACCAGTTGATCAGGATGCATTGAGACAGATGGTTCAGGATGCCGCTAGACAGGCAGCTCAGGAGGCACTTCAGCAGATTGCCCAGGAGACAGCCAGGCAGGCCGCTCAAGAGGCTGCCCGAGTAGCTGCTCAGGAGGTTGCTCGTCAGATGGCTGCCGTTCAACAGGGTCCTCAGGTTCAGGTGCAGCAGGGTCCACAGATTCGGGTTCAGCAAGTTCCACCGGTTCAGGTTCAGCAGGATCAGCATGATCATCAGGATCCCGTTCAGCAGGTTCCCCTTCCTCAGGTTCCACTGCAGCAGGATCCAGCTCAGCAGTTTGCTCATGGTGTTCAGGATCtaccgccaccaccaccgcgACCTCATGTTTACCCAGTTTATGATGAGAGGTTCTACAGGCTGACATGTCAGATGAGGAACATGGATATGGAGCATTTTAGCGGGACAGTGGATGCTGTAGCTGCACATGATTGGAAGTTAGCCTTGCAGCGGAAGCTGGAGATTATTGAGTGTCCACCAGAGTTGTCGCTCAGATTGACTATGCAGTATCTTcgtggagatgctcttatatgGTGGGAGGGAATACGATTGAGTCATTTTGGGCCAGAGAGGCTTACCTTCGCTGACTTCATTCGAGAGTTTGATAGGAAATACTTTCCGAAGGAAGCTATGGACAGGAAGAAGTGCGAGTTCGAGCATGTAAGCCAGGGAGAGATGTCTATCAGGGAGTATGAGGTTGTGTTCAACCAACTTCGCAGATTTGCTGGAGTGGGCATTTCAGTGGAAGACATGATCAGGAAGTTTTTGAGTGGGATGCGAGTGGAGATTCGCAACAGGTGTCGGGTAGTCACTTACCATAGATTGGGAGATTTGGTGGAGAAAGCTGCCGAGCAGGAGGCAGGTTTGGCAGAGGAGCAGAAACTTACCAAAGCAGTTCATGTTAAGTCTGGAAAAGCTCCAGAGTCTCAGAGGAGAGCAGGGGACCCGTCAGGATTACCGATATGTCCTCGTTGCCATCGCAGTCACAGTGGGCAGTGTATGAGGTGTCTTATTTGCGGTAAGATTGGACACATTGCGAAGTTTTGTCGGGTTAAGCCATTGGATACACCACCAGTCAGACAGATTGCAGCACCAGCAGCACCAGCAGCGGCACAGGTCTGTTTTGGCTGTGGTCAGCCAGGTCACTTCATCAGAGATTGTCCGAGGAGGGGCAATGCGGCAGCTGACCCATGCGCCAGTTTTGGTACTCCCGAGGCCAGGGATACCATATGATGTTTACACTGATGCTTCAGGCACCGGATTGGGATGTGTACTGATGCAGGAGGGTCAGGTCATTGCCTATGCATCACGACAATTGAGGCCTCACGAAGTCAATTATCCTACGCATGATTTGGAGTTGGCAGCAGttgtatttgcattaaagatctggaggtcatacttgtatggagagaaagtgaagatTTTCACGGACCACCAGAGTCTGAAGTACGTATTTACGCAGGCGGACTTGAATTTGAGGCAGCGTAGATGGATGGAGTTGTTAGCAGACTACAACTTGGAGATCGCATATCATCTGGGAAAGGCTAATCATGTGGCGGATGCCTTGAGTAGGCGTAGAAGCGATGTATCGGGAACCAAAGAGGTCCAAGAGCTTACTGGGACACTTGCTAGTCTCAGATTATGTGCAATTACTGTAGAAGGAGAGTCAGTTGGCGCTGAGGCTTTAGAGCGGGCAGACTTACTATGGAGGATACGCAAATCTCAAGATGGTGATGAGGCTTTGCGTAAGCAGATCGAGATGGAGAGTATTGGTTATCATACAGCCTCCAGCGGGATGTTCATGTACCGAAACCGGGTTTGTGTGCCCAATGATGAGCTGTTAAGAAAGGAGATCTTACGGCAAGCACACCACTCGAGTTTCTCCATTCATCCAGGAAATACCAAGATGTACAGGGATCTGAAGCGATATTACCATTGGCCTGGTATGAAGAGAGATGTTGCTTCATTTGTATCGCAATGTCAGACGTGTCAGATGGTTAAGGCCGAGCATCAGGTTCCTAGCGGGTTATTGCAAAACCTTCCATTACCGGAGTGGAAATGGGACATGGTaactatggattttgtgacggGTTTGCCGACTACATCAGGAGGAAAGAATGCCATATGGGTAATCGTGGATAGACTTACGAAGTCAGCCCATTTTCTAGCGGTTAAGAAGACAGACAGAGCTGATCAGCTAGCACAGACTTTCATCAGCGAGATTGTGAGATTGCATGGAGTTCCTGTCAGCATTGTATCGGATCGGGATACAAAGTTCACGTCTGAGTTTTGGAGGGCCTTCCAGAAGGCACTTGGAATAAAGGTTCATATGAGTACGGCGTATCACCCGCAGACAGATGGTCAGTCAGAGAGGACAATTCAGACTTTGGAGGATATGCTTAGAGCTTGTGTTTTAGATTGGGAAGGTAGTTGGGTGAAGTATCTACCTCTAGCCGAGTttgcctacaacaacagctatcaTTCGAGCATTGGGATGGCACCATATGAGGCTCTATATGGTAGGC
It encodes the following:
- the LOC106450516 gene encoding protein SUPPRESSOR OF PHYA-105 1; its protein translation is MNVMERVGEETVGSNNVQLKGGRVDDVPCTALHSESDAGRSDCPGSSAPPGDKISVEELTYRAAVQGTSHNHMESSRPAGKFEHLYRLGSSAFRGGDVDSQPRDVDQMLSRIRQQLAGAPSERQNLVKPFVNKRSDQNLEAFSERLRAAGGENSVGPAWISDGVQLKMTPLSSSSFSQLILKRAMKGKGVVGKHQDAPPPEFDNSSKSPVAQEPIPKGNGIVSHGQGNHTNNSSSGGISLREFIRSSYGKREKRHSLSLFRQLVELIGSAHSQGLFLLELRPSLFALVPSKKLRYNGTFGKSNVESDVDEDLNRKRHVVHESSVVGRDLKKRRMDLNAPGNQLLQATLTGRPCKRKSPLIDLNVVDVRNPDSCELQQQSYMKNLGVPSVTRKQSMSTWLEEQWYTCPEEINGEDIGEKSNIYALGVLLFELLCHCESSEMHAAMMADLRHRILPPAFLSRYPKEAGFCLWLLHPEPSSRPTAREILKSELICVEDPVKSTAADEEISELLLHFLSSLEKQKKKNASKLLQDIQTLEDDIKEAERRYSSKASLVRSHEIIESKVQSSPIGERCTTTSGALFVPTANTDRLMSNIRQLEEAYFFMRSQMKLSDSAASARSDKSLLKDKDKWSENQNKDQDARTKGKSSDQLEVFFEGLCKFARYSKFETCGTIRSGDLLNSASVVCSLSFDPDEEHIAAAGISKKIKIFDFNAFMNESVGVHYPLVEMVNKSKLSCVCWNSYIKNYLASTDYDGVVQIWDAGTGQGFSQYTEHQKRAWSVDFSPSDPTKFVSGSDDCSVKLWSVNEKRSLGTIWSPANVCCVQFSAYSNHLLAFGSADYKVYCYDLRYVKTPWCTLAGHEKAVSYVKFMDSETIVTASTDNSLKLWNLNKTNSTGLSTGACSMTYKGHTNQKNFVGLSVLDGYIACGSETNEVYSYYRSLPMPMTSYKFGSVDPISGNEYFDDNGQFVSSVCWRKKSNMLVAANSTGNMKLLKLV